GTATCAGTTGGTTCTCAAGGAAATCTTAGAATTTGTCATGTTTCTAATTCAGGTTGCCTTTAGTAAATATTCATCTTCTTTCCATTCTTCTTGTtaaccctctctctctctctctctcacacacacacacacacactcactcaCTGAAGTTGAATTGAATTAGTCACACCGTAAGTGCAATATTCTTGTCATATGTTCATCAATCTTTATTTTAgacatcaaatatattacaagtaTATTGCATACTTGTTGATTGATTCCGGTATTGCGGATTCAAATTCAGAACAAGAATTCtccattataattttttttttaatctaaattacGTTTGGCCTAATCGAATCAATATAGCAagtgaaatatatttgttatgtgattcataattttcttaaactgttaatcaattatatagttAATGTGATAGGATTAAGTTGAATGATAATTAGTCTCATCATCCATTATATAgtgtttgtttgatttattgtaTGTGTGACATCcatatgataatataatatatttggttgGAGGAATTacaaagtataattaaatgtaaaacgaccattaaaatataattttttaagttatttttattttaacattgAGGCttgtgaataaattataaaagaatacaaaACTCTCtgatatttattgaaatacaattttaaaataataatttttgtagaatgtctcctttttttttcctacatCCATATGGCTCAGAAGATCACAATAGACAtttaagtaaaagaaaaaaaaagatttcattttattaaaaaacttataaaagtatgacaaaaattctactttttaaatttaataaataaatcaaaattcaaatattaagtcctaaaataattttttattatatatctgttattaaattaaattattataatttaaagtacATTCATTTAAGCATACATGTATTTCACACGTAaggcaaaaattaaaagaatcaaAGACAATTTTCTAACTTCaggtaatttttattttagttttgtaatttattagggttctattttagtcctctataaCTTAGGCTAATCTAATCAAAACCCCCAATTTAAATTAGgctaataaaaacaaaacccccaatttaaaaaatcacgTGAAGGCCATGTGACTTTTTTCGGTGACTGAGGCAAATTTTCGACCAAatgtgtaccaaaattgagcttttttaagttatagagaactaaaatggaaccctaataagttatgggactaaaatgagaattgcctgaagttagggactaaaattgcctttaatcctTGTTAAAACTGAATTTGATTAATACTAAGCTCTAATATTGTGACGTAAACATGTGATTATGCATGATAAATAATCTTATTATactaatcatattaattaaacgGGCTTAAGTGTTACATTTGTAGTTGGTTTGACCTAGACTTGTAAATAAGTTATCGAAGTTTTATTGTTCGAGTTTGTTTCAATAACTATTGAACTTGAAAATCTATGTTTGAGGTTGATTTTACTAATAATCAAATCAACCTCGAATGAGCTTGAGTTAAATCAGgtgcaattttaattcatcCAGTGCATATGCTCAGAAATCAAAGAGACATTGTAAGTGCAAGTGAGTGCGGTTAATGAATTctagaagaaataaaatgaaatgaaaacaacatgcgatatatatatatatatatatatatatatgattttttggaaCGGCTTTGCGAGCGGCTTTGGGGGCGACAAAAATAGCCgttaaaatatagttgttaGACTAAGTCATTATTGGTCCATCCTTCGTAACtaaaaattgttttctttcatAGAAACGTCGTACCAATAGGGACGGTTTCTGGACTAGCCAGGTAGTATTACAAACTTCAAACAGCATTTTACACGAGAGCTAGAATGTAATATTTTGCGTGGTCGTTACATTGCGAACTAGGCCATCCCAAATAACATTGTTTATTTTCAGCGGCCTCCGTTCTGTAGCTGTTTTTGTAACGAACATGCTATACTACAAATGTGTAACGACTTTTTACACgatttttggaataatttttattacagtCTGATGGACAATTACAAATCAATGTGAGCCGTGCCAAATAGGTGTTTCAATATAACGGCCTAAAATTTGTAATGCCTTTACGAACACCACCATTTCGAATATTTTTAGAACGACCTTTGTAATTCTACTGCcgttataaaaatttcaaaattcaatttatcaGCCACAATACGTCAACAAAGATTATTTGTCCTACAATAGTTACAATAATCGTTCCAAACAGtgttataaatttcatattttttgcattgcattaataaatctttctttttttggtagtgCAAATTAGATCCATAACATGATTGGTTGCAAAATATCAGTTGTGGTTGGCGAAATATTGGCACAAGCGGCACAGCCCAACTTTATTACTCAAACGGAGAGCATGTGAATATCATCAACTAAATATTAAAGGTGAAGGAAAAGCATATATGCATGTGAATTGTGAAACGCAGAAACATCACTTTTACCCTCTTACTTCCTCCACTTTACCAAGAAATGTCAAACCCCACACGTTCATCATCggaaatagtatttttttagaatatttttacttttaattttattgattacgaaatttttttttttgatcccataattttataaaggtATCAACTTTGGTTCCACGATACATTTTCACTAGATGTTTACGGAAGAATGCTACGTGGTCGTTAAGTGTATGAAATCAAAAGTTCTACTTTATTAAAGTTAtgaccaaaagtgataattttgtaaCATATGGAATTAAAAGTGTAAAGGCTCTAACTGGCATTTGCTAAACACGTGGCATTTTccgttaatattttaacaaaaatatgtcATGAGATCAAAAGTGCTACCTTTTAGAAATTACAGAATCACAAGTGATAATCACGTAACCAATTGACCAAAAGTAGAAAAGTCCTAAATTGCGGGACAAAAAATGTTGTTTGCCCCCTTCATGACCAAACCTCTCGATAACTCTTCgtgtatatacacacacatatatatatatatatatatatatatagagagagagagagagagagtgaatGAACAAATGTACTCTGGTATTGCAATGGGGTTTGGTGGGGAAAACCCTTATGAATGGAGAGGCAAGATCGACGCCATGAAGAAACGAAGCAATGTTTTCATTGAAGAAACGAGGAGATTGGGAGGATGGGGATGGAGGAGGATATGTCGGGTGGGACAAGATGATCCGCGAAGGCTTATCCACTCACTCAAAGTAGGGTTGTCGTTGACGCTTGTTTCCTTGTTGTATTTGATGGAGCCGTTGTTCCAAGGCATCGGACAGAGCGCAATCTGGGCTGTCATGACTGTTGTTGTTGTGCTCGAGTTCACTGCTGGTCAGTACCTACCTAGTTTCAATCATTCATTCATAAGCACCACTTGCCACCATAGAATGTTTGATCGTCTCAATGTGTATCATATCACGTCAGCATAATATGACCAAAcccttaaatatatttttggttttgtaattttgatattttgcttgttttattctttttttatagagtTGTGAAATAgccttgtaatttttttggatttgtaattttggtcctttcaatgtcgaattttacaaaaattgttgGGATAAATCATGTGCCATCGCgattttggcatttttatcctttatctttGTAAGGGTTGTAAAAGAATCCTATAACTTTTTTATCTTTCACAATTTTGGTTCTTCTAATGGCCGATTTTGCAGAAATCGTGAAATAAATCATGTGTGTCTCACGTGGTTCATTTACATTGgggtttttgttctttttcattcACTTTTGCCGAcgtggatgaaaaattaaaagaaaataaaaaaaattgtgacaCATGATTTATTCCAGCAACTTTTACAAAATGCGGCACcgaaaaaatcaaatttgcaAAATGTTACAAAATTGTAGGACGTTTTTGCACCAAAGTGACAAAATTGcaagaacaaaaatagatatatgAGCCTAGCTatgacaaaaaacaaaaaccctCCTTTAAAGATAATAATAGGTGAAAAAAACTGTATGAAAAAGAGAACACGACCGGCCGAAGCAACACTTTGACGTTAAAGGTAGCTAGTGAGCTTCTTTCTAAAAAGGGAAAAGCACAATGTTAGTCATATAAAATGGCTAACATTTTTTGTTGTCATGAATCGATTTTCgctatttaattctttaattttaagattttaataattttagttatttttcgatcaaattaatcaaaaaattgcatgtaatttgcacataattcaattaaattggagaTTCTAgcggaaaaaaaaaggactaaaactgccAAAAATTTAAAGCTACATaactaaattgaaataatcAATTTGTGCAGAACCAAAAGTATtatcagaggactaaaattgtattttcccTTCTAAAAATTGAGGGGACATTGtcattttatttgttcatgaaaattttgtgCTAGTTACTATTTTCATAGGTGTAAAATGCAATCCTCAAAAAACAACTAGGGTTTGATACATTGACACCAATCTTATGTTTGATTTGATCTTCAATGATGTGTAGGGGCAACATTATGCAAAGGTTTAAACAGAGGGATTGGCACGTTGTTAGCTGGATCACTTGCTTTTCTGATAGAGTACATAGCTCAAGAGTCCGGTCGAGTTTTTCGCGCTATATTTATTGGAACTGCGATTTTTGCCATTGGTATGTTATAAATTGACCATAAGTGTTGTCCCTATATATGTATCACTAGCGCTTTTATgtatgttaatttatttgccTCTGATCAGAACGTCGATGTGCTTTCTTGTTTGTTGAACTACAGGGATGGCAGCTACGTACATTAGGTTTTTCCCTTACATAAAGAAGAATTACGACTATGGAGTGGTGATATTCCTCTTGACGTTCAACTTGATCACCGTCTCTAGCTTTCGAGTTCATAGCGTGCACAAGATAGCGCACGATCGCTTGTACACGATCGCCATAGGCTGTGGGATTTGCCTTCTCATGAGCCTATTGATTTTCCCCAACTGGTCGGGCCAAGATCTCCATAACTCTACTGTGTCTAAGCTTGAGGGTTTGGCTATCTCCATAGAAGGTAATCGTACAAGCTCATGATTCATACCATACTTATATGGCCAAATTGCATTTCCTGCCCCGTACGTTAAAGGGGTGGCAATTTAAGAACTCTAGCTATAgaaatgatatattataagCCATAGTTCAataatgtttaaaaattataggacccCAATCACTGAAGTTTTATAATTCACAAAATATTGCTGATGTAGAcgaaattagggttttttgaatttaattttttgctggTGAATCATCCAATCAACCTCCTAGCTAGCCACGTACGTAAACCATAAAGTGCATTTTATGTCATACGTGTATGTTAGAGGCTATCCATTTAGAGACTGCAGTTACAAAATACTATCAATTAATTACtcataattcattaattttgtgcGATCTcataactcttttttttttcttccatatCATCAGCTCATATACATTGTTTTCACTTGATAAATGACTTGTaggtataatatcaatttgaCTGATTTGTAATAGTATAAGCTAACAACAcggtataaaaggaaaaattattgtttaattctttaagTTTGTctactattaattttagttttttaagcttattcattttagttttagttcagtaactttcataaatatgtaattttattcttctGACCCAATTTTcgaataattttacccctgCGCAGCTTTTTAAAGAGCAAATTTAGTTCATCtccattcattttgcatctTGTAACTAATGCTCACATAGAAGGTACGAATTTATAGAGAgtttagttttatttcaaaagcatGCTAGCTAGCCCTTTTAAGAGTATTAGGATGGATTATTAGACTTTATTATCAAAAGGGCAAACGAGTTTTAATTAGGCTAAAGGaccaaatttacaaaaaattaatagataaaggactaaatctaatattaccaaagttaaagaactaaaaggaattcaaatcaaagttataggaccaaaattttattttttcccagTATAAAGATACAGGAAATAAGTTTCAATATAGATTAATATAGTAATCTGAGAACTATGTTTGGAACAaagttatacaaaattatgtaaagTTCTTCACATTTGGCTTCACAAAAAGGGGACCAAAATATTGTTCACAAACTGGGCAACAAGTTCACAAAAACAGACATATGCTTGAACTGtcattataagaaaatgactAACACCCACGAAAGAAAATCAGGATCGAgctaattaataagaaaaattcttgaaaatcctacaagaaatttacttgctaatgaatttagcaaCAAATTGTTTAAGTATTTCGttgctaaattcattagcaagtaaatttcttgTATTAGAAGATATAGATTAACGTGTTtagtaagaatttttcatactaattAGCTCAACACTAATTTTagcatcaaaatttttttgtggCTATTgatctattttcttgtattatgTGCAAAAACATACGTTAGCATACTGATAGCTTGTAACTCGTGCAATCGTGTGTTCTTGTGTGTGGCACAAAAACATTTATATTCTTGATCAATTCTGATAGTTTGATTTGGCATCAAATGCTGGCAATTAATATTTGTGAAGCAACATTGCAGGTTGCGTGAATGAATACTTCAACAGAAGTGGAGAAGCAGCAAAAGAAGGGGAAGATAGAGCAATGTCAGAGGATCCAATCTACAAGGGTTATAAGGCCGTGCTCGATTCTAAATCCAGTGATGAGACTTTGGTATGCgtgattgtgtgtgtgtgtgtgtgtcctatttatcttataatgattaattgaaattttgatggggggtgggggggtgaGCAGGCACTGCATGCAAGCTGGGAGCCATGCCATTCAAGGCATTGTTACAAGTTCCCATGGAAGCAGTATGTCAAGTTGGGAGACGTTCTTCGCCATTTTGGTTACACCCTCGTTGCTCTTCATGGATGTCTTCACACTCAAATTCAGGTCccacttcttcttcttgtttactatatatgtatatatatgtgtgtgtgtgttaaatttggtTTCTGAAGACACTCGTTCTGATCATTACACTAATCATAATCATTCTTCTCCACGCATGATTTGATTGAAACCTCAAGACTCCAACGTCAGTTCGAGCTCTTTTCAAAGATCCATGCATTCGGGTGGCCGGAGAGGTATCAAAAGCACTGAAAGAACTAGCCAACAGCATTAGGGAGCACCGCCAGTGCTCACCCATGATCCTCTCCGACCACCTCCACGAAGCCCTACAAGACCTGGACGCCACCCTGAGATCCCAGCCTCGCCTCTTCCTTGGCCGCAACACCAACGCCACCACCAACGACCTCGCCCTGGCTGCTGCAGCCAGCAGCCAAAAACCCTCAAAGTACTCCGGAGTCTCTTTGTCAAGTGTTAAGACTGATTCATCGGCATTGCTGGAGTGGAAGAAGTCGAAGAGGGTGGAGGCCGCGGAGAGGAAGGTGTTGAGGCCAACCCTAAGCAAGATTTCCATAACAAGCCTGGAGTTCTCGGAGGCACTTCCATTTGCCGCCTTTGCGTCGTTGCTGGTGGAGGCAGTGGCGAGGCTTGACCTGGTgatcgaggaagtggaggagCTGGGGAGGGTGGCAAACTTCAGAGAGTTCAGTGAAGGAGATGATCAGATGAGTGTAGTTCGCCAGAAACCTGAGAATGGGAGTGGTCCAGTGCCGATGGAGAATCACTTGCCTTGCCATGTTGCAGATTGTTGATTATGGGGAgcaatgtgtgtgtgtgtgtgatttcTCGTTTTGGGGGTATCCCTTGTATACTAGGCTGGATGGTATA
This Sesamum indicum cultivar Zhongzhi No. 13 linkage group LG5, S_indicum_v1.0, whole genome shotgun sequence DNA region includes the following protein-coding sequences:
- the LOC105162181 gene encoding aluminum-activated malate transporter 12 — encoded protein: MYSGIAMGFGGENPYEWRGKIDAMKKRSNVFIEETRRLGGWGWRRICRVGQDDPRRLIHSLKVGLSLTLVSLLYLMEPLFQGIGQSAIWAVMTVVVVLEFTAGATLCKGLNRGIGTLLAGSLAFLIEYIAQESGRVFRAIFIGTAIFAIGMAATYIRFFPYIKKNYDYGVVIFLLTFNLITVSSFRVHSVHKIAHDRLYTIAIGCGICLLMSLLIFPNWSGQDLHNSTVSKLEGLAISIEGCVNEYFNRSGEAAKEGEDRAMSEDPIYKGYKAVLDSKSSDETLALHASWEPCHSRHCYKFPWKQYVKLGDVLRHFGYTLVALHGCLHTQIQTPTSVRALFKDPCIRVAGEVSKALKELANSIREHRQCSPMILSDHLHEALQDLDATLRSQPRLFLGRNTNATTNDLALAAAASSQKPSKYSGVSLSSVKTDSSALLEWKKSKRVEAAERKVLRPTLSKISITSLEFSEALPFAAFASLLVEAVARLDLVIEEVEELGRVANFREFSEGDDQMSVVRQKPENGSGPVPMENHLPCHVADC